In a single window of the Neoarius graeffei isolate fNeoGra1 chromosome 28, fNeoGra1.pri, whole genome shotgun sequence genome:
- the si:dkey-251i10.1 gene encoding ADP/ATP translocase 1, with product MSETAISFAKDFLAGGIAAAISKTAVAPIERVKLLLQVQHASKQITVDKQYKGIIDCVVRIPKEQGFLSFWRGNLANVIRYFPTQALNFAFKDKYKKVFLDGVDKHKQFWRYFAGNLASGGAAGATSLCFVYPLDFARTRLAADVGKAGTEREFTGLGNCLVKVFKSDGIKGLYQGFNVSVQGIIIYRAAYFGIYDTAKGMLPDPKNTHIVVSWMIAQTVTAVAGLTSYPFDTVRRRMMMQSGRKGADIMYSGTIDCWRKIARDEGPKAFFKGAWSNVLRGMGGAFVLVLYDELKKFI from the exons atGAGTGAGACAGCAATTTCATTTGCCAAGGATTTCCTGGCTGGAGGAATCGCCGCTGCTATCTCCAAGACAGCTGTCGCTCCCATCGAGAGAGTCAAGCTTCTCCTTCAG GTCCAGCATGCCAGCAAGCAAATCACAGTGGACAAGCAGTACAAGGGCATTATAGACTGCGTGGTGCGCATCCCCAAGGAGCAGGGCTTTCTGTCGTTCTGGAGAGGCAACCTGGCCAACGTGATCCGGTACTTCCCAACTCAGGCCCTCAACTTTGCCTTCAAGGACAAGTACAAGAAGGTCTTCCTTGACGGTGTGGACAAGCACAAGCAGTTCTGGCGCTACTTTGCCGGTAACCTGGCGTCCGGAGGTGCTGCTGGAGCCACCTCACTCTGCTTTGTCTACCCTCTCGACTTTGCCCGAACCCGTTTGGCTGCCGATGTGGGCAAAGCTGGCACAGAGAGAGAGTTCACTGGCCTGGGCAACTGCCTGGTGAAGGTGTTCAAGTCTGACGGCATCAAGGGGTTGTACCAGGGCTTCAATGTGTCTGTGCAGGGGATCATCATCTACAGAGCAGCATACTTCGGCATCTATGACACCGCCAAGG GTATGCTGCCCGACCCCAAGAACACCCACATCGTGGTGAGCTGGATGATCGCTCAGACTGTAACTGCCGTTGCCGGTCTCACCTCCTACCCGTTCGACACGGTCAGACGTCGCATGATGATGCAGTCCGGCCGCAAAGGAG CTGACATCATGTACAGCGGCACCATCGACTGCTGGAGGAAGATCGCGCGTGACGAAGGCCCGAAGGCGTTTTTCAAGGGTGCTTGGTCCAATGTACTCCGTGGTATGGGAGGCGCATTCGTCCTCGTCCTGTACGACGAGCTCAAGAAGTTCATCTAA